tggttacctgtatctgccatgaaagatgcaagccaaatggcgttagtacatggaatgtacgagcatgcaagggaaaatctaaaacatgacataagcttgaactggaattgaagaaataacttacctcgtctcaactcaactcaatcttaactcatttcaatataaaagcaataaaaataatgtGATGTAAAGAAAAGCTGTTAAAATAGTATATCACAACTCAATGAATTGGAAACTACGATAAAACTCAgtttatatgtaaaaatacaaaataaacctTGTctggagattctctaaccaacaaccatcactacgagttatgtgatgatacagcaTCTCGCTCACGTTGCCAGAACTGACCTATACATTGTTGGGGcgtcaactaagtggatccactaatctacgcttaaaaagcaataaagaatcatctaaaaagtatgaccctttctacccacgttggctacatggtttataggggTTGTGAGTTAAatgaactcttccccatatcggtgctcaatactactcccaaactataacttagctcatatgttttaaaaaaacatttcctcatcctcaactttgagattattactcaaaatatttctcttaaaagagacaGTACTCAAAAATCatcatgaactcttttggaattcggtgtttcctctcttcttaaatgtaaaaacatttactcttgagaATACCTAGTTCccataaataattttgaaaaaaatgaactcTATTGTCGTCATCCtcaaactcaagtactcaagtcttaaaacaagttttaaagattgtaaaagacttctcaaaatgactcggaagaactctcaagacttaacttttaactctaccttgaatttgaattatggattcaaggtttatgattcatgttatgaattatCTCTCGATGTTTAGATGTNAAGCACTGgttgatgatcctggttacctgtatctgcatcatgaaagatgcaagccaaatggcatcagtacatggaatgtacgagcatgcaagggaaaatctaaaacatgacataagcttgaactggattCGAAGAAATaacttacctcgtctcaactcatttcaatataaaagcaataaaaataatgaGATGTAAAGAAAAACTGTTAAAATAGCATATCACAACTCAATGAATTGGAAACTACAATAAAACTCAGTTTATacgtaaaaatacaaaatagacTTTGTctggagattctctaatcgacaaccatcactacgagttatgtgatgatacagcgtctcGCCCACGTTGCCAGAACTGACCTATACATTGTTGGGgcatagaactcctcaactaagtggatccactaatctaagcttaaaaagcaataaagaatcatctaaaaagtatgaccctttctacccgcgttggctatatggtttataGAGGTTGTGAGTTAaatgaactctcccccatatcggtgctcaatactactcccaaactataacttagctcatatgttttaaaaaaacatttcctcatcctcaactttgagattattactcaaaagatttctcttaaaagagatagtactcaaaactcatcatgaactcttttggaaatcggtgtttcctctcttcttaaatgtaaaaacatttactcttgagaATACCTAGTTCccatatataattttgaaaaaaatgaactttattgtcctcatcctcaaactcaagtactcaagtcttacaacaagttttaaaagattgtaaaagacttctcaaaatgactcggaagaactctcaagacctAACTCTTAACTcaaccttgaatttgaattatggattcaaggtttatgattcatgttatgaattatctctcgatgtttagatgtagattagagtagttagaatcaataggaagtaaaggtacactttaaaaggGCTTAGATGCAGCAAATGACGAAAAAAAAccgggggcaggcgaccctggcgcactgCTGGCACGGGGAGCCAGCCCCTTAGGCGCATCTGGGGCGCGCTGCCCCAGCCCTTCCCCAGAATAATCCaacaaatttttcttctcattttctgatcctaaatcacTTTTAATCGATTGATTTCCTCAAGTTTTCCTTAGACTCAATTACCCAATACAAGTACATAaaaatctactcaaaaacaactCTTAAACTCAATATGgttatctcaagaactcatcaaacccatcctaattcaagaacgaaagcaatacTTCAAGAACACTCATCAAGAACTAAAATCCTTCAACTTTAAGAACAAAATTGTGTTAAAATAGCATGATTGGAGTGTgagtgaacaaacccaacactatgagaagtcacatacctcttagggatcaaacccttgaCGAAACAACCCTCGATCCGAAAGAAATTTTGATGAACGCCATGAACCttccctcttttctcctcttttctcttcttgaacgcTCTTTTAAAACGCTAAGGGTAATTAGGATTGTGAAAACtaaaccaaatcagtttagacccctaaaaccttactaaaaacaTTTTTATCTGACGgagtaaggaaaagaccaaaatacccctcacatttttgggtaactttccttaactagacagGCAGatttcaaatgggcatatctccctcatccgaactcgaaacttagcaaacttggtggcgttagaaataggattccaagacctttcatttaatatcttatggactacctaactcatcatgtactgaaagttatggtcatttgaacttgacccaaaacttacatCTTAAGCATAACATGTGAAATTCTCAAAttggctctttccaaattagttctttctaaggCGGGATGTTACAATTTATCTCCCtagggaacattcgtcctcaaatgagattactctaagaAAAAATTAGGGTGGAAACATCTACacccaactcaaacacccaataTGCAATTTAACACATTCtgaatattaatttaaagagtaccaagaaaaaaaattgtaccttGACTGGGAATTTCTCCGAACTCAAAGATTTGTGGGTATCTCGTTTTCATATCCACCTCAACCTCCCatgtagcttcctcaacaaactgattcctccataaaaccttgacTGATGTTCCCTcatttgttctcaacttgcaaaccTAACAATCCAGAATCTGAACGGGAATCTCCCCATTAGATAAgttgtccttaataccaatatcttctgtcggtataataagtgaaggatcgccaatacactttttcaacattgaTATGTGAAACACCATATGGATTGTTGTTAACTCTGGCGGTAGCTCAAACTCATAGGCtacattgtcaatcctcttggatatcttgtaaggaccaatatatcggggactgagtttccctttcttgccaaacctcataacacccttcatgggtaaaaccttcaaatacacccaatcatccacctcaaactctaagtctcttctcctaacatcagtataGGATTTATGAAGATTTATGACGACTCTACactattttcaacctttcttgaatgagtttcaccttctccatagctttgATAAACCAAATCTGGTCCTATAAACCCAGCCttaccaacctcaaaccatccaataggagatctacatcttctcccataaagtgtctcgtaaggagccatctggatgctagagtgataactgttgttataaacaaactcaatgagaggtaagtgatcatccctaTTACCCTTAAAATCGATCACACACACCCTCAACCTTTCTAGAAAGACTTCCAGCATTATGAGGTGAATTGTGCATATCTATATGAAATGATGGACaccggaactccatgaagtctgaatacctcttgaatatataacttagcataatcttatGTTGAATATGTAGGCTTTACTAGTAAGAAATGGCTCatttagtcattcgatctacaatcacccaaatcgaatcatgttaCCTGCGGGACCGTGGTAAACCAGTAattaaatccatattgatcatctcccactttcaTTCTCAAAtatctatattctgagccataccaccgggcctctggtgctctaccttgacttgttgacaattcggacattttgcaacaaactctgcaatacTTCTCTTCATATTATTCTaccaatatacttctctcaagtcatgatacatatTTGTGGAACCTGTATGGATAGagtatctggagctatgagcttcatccatgatcctctcttgtaATTCATCCACCTtgggtacacacaatctaccttgatacctcaatacaccatctccctcttgttCAAAAGCCTTAAATtcttgcttatgaacatttaccTTCAATTTAAACAAAACaggatcttgatcttgtttctgTTTCACTTCGGATACTACtaatgattcagccccattcatcaccaccattCCTCCTTCATTGGAATCTATTAACCggactcctaatcgtgcaagtaTGTGCACATATTTTGCTAACTATTTCTTGCCTTCTTCAACGTGggaagtactacccatagataacctgctcaggggatcaacaacaacattagccttacttgggtgatagagaatactcatggcataatccttgagtaactgcAACCACCTCATTTGTCTAAGATTAAGCCCTTCTGACTGAATACATACtaaagactcttgtgattggtgaacacatctacatgaacaccatacacatagtgatgccatattttcaaaagtgaatactacagcagccaactctagGTCAAGGActgggtaattcctctcgtgaatcttaagttttccggatgcataagctataactttgtcattcttcatcaacacacaacccagtCCAAccctggacgcatcacaatacacaacaaaccttgtgtaccctctggtaaggtAAACactagggcagtagtcaaccttgttttcaattcctaaaagcttttctcacatgcttcaaaccattgaaactttgtTGTCTTTtaagtcaacttagtcaatggggatgaaatagatgaaaacccctCGACAAACtttctataataaccagccaGTCCCAAGAAACTCATAATATCAGTTGGAAATGCGGGTCTAGGTCAGTTCTGCACTGCTTCAATCTTCTGAGTGTCAACACGAATCCCATCACCATAaataatatggcctaagaaCGCCACATacttaagccaaaattcacacttggaaaatttagcatacaacttcTTATaatttagagtttggagaactactctgagATTACTAGCATGATCTTGATAATTCCTCGAATAAAtcagaatgtcatcaatgaatacaataacaaacatatctagatAAGTCTTAAACACtttgttcataagatccatgaacgttgcattagtcaaaccaaaataaatgaCCAGAAACTCCTAATAAACATATCGGGTCCTAAAAGTTGTCTTAGGGATGTCACTTTCttttactctcaactgatgatagccagatctgaggtctatcttagaaaaacaagtggcaccttgaagttgaCCGAATAGATCATCatttctcggaagaggatacttattcttgatagtaaccttgttcaactgacggttatctatacacattcttagagaaccatttttcttcctCGCAAATAAGATCGgagtgccccaaggtgagacacttggttgaaTGAAGCCTTTCTCAAGAAGGTCTtgcaactgctcttttaactctgtaATTGAActagagccattctatatggaggaatagagataggacaagtatctggaagaatatctataccgaagtctatttctctctcaaaagggactccgggaagatcatatggaaagacctctggaaactcactcactactagaactgactgaataggtggtgtctcaacactaaagtcattaactcaaactaagtgatagatgcaccccttggaaactaactttctcgccttaaggtacgaaataaaatggcACTTAGGCACTGTtaaactactcctccactcaaTAATacgctcattaggaaactggaaatTAACTACTCTAATTCTGCAATCAATTGAGGCATAATAGGCATGAAGTTAGTCCATActtagaataacatcaaaatctaccatgtctaactcaactaaggcagccatggtgtccttgtgattgacagaaatagtacaatcacgataaactctccCAACTATAATAGACCCATTAATAGGTGTGGAAACACTAAAGGGCTCAAAAAGTTGTTCGGGAATAATATCGAACCTCATAGCTATATATGGATTCATAAAATATAGACTCTCACCTAGATCTAggaatgcatatacatcaaaagtaaagactttgaacataccagtgacaacatcaaGTGAATtatcttgctcttggcgactggtgatagcatacaGATGGTTTTCCCCTACGCCTGTCCctaaagtagctcctctaggtgcagctctgtcGGGTGGAGCCACTAGAGAAGATTGGGCTCTGTTACCCCCATTAACATTACCCTGCATGTTATTTGTACTGTCTTTTGAAGTaaccattctgaccacacttgaagcaactagtGGAGCCATCATGACACACTCCTGACTGGTTCCTACCACAGTTAGCACATGCAAGAATCCCATTACCTCTTTGTTCCACACTAACTTGAGACTGTACGGGTCTAGCTCTAAAGTTTTGAGAGTTCTGATTCTTGAACTCACCTCTGTTTATCAGTGCAGGTGCACTaccagatgatggagcaggtccattTGGCTTGTGTTGAAAAGAAGACCGGTTTGCATTAATATTCTGCTGCCCAGACTCATTTCCTGTTGTTTTAGCCTTCTTATTTCGAAACTCTTCTTTATCTCTCTACTTATCTTTCTCAACCTGTTGCATATGGATCATAAGTCTTGCTATGTCCTATTAACATAGTTGCCTTACCCGATTTGCTTGACAGACAAGACAACCCAGAAATaaacaaactcatcctgctcctcatgtcagtAACCATCTCTAGAGCATAATGGGATATTTGGGTGAACTTGAGACTGTACCCATGCACACTCATGGATTCCTGCTTAAGAGTAAGGAATTCCTTTACCCTTGCCTCTCTCAattcacggggaaagaaatgccccatgAAGGCCTCTTCGAACACAACCCAGCCCATAATTGGTGCACCCTCTACTCTACTCTTCCTCCATTGATCGTACCATACTCTAGCAACACCCTTCAGTTAGTATGCAGCTAGTTCTACTCACTCAGCATCAGCAACATCCATAACCTCAAAAACCTTTTGCAGCTCTTCCACAAAGTTTTTCGGATCCTCAGTGATACTTGAACCGGTGAACCACATCTTGTCAATTGCCTCTTTGTTGCCCAGCTtagttggtcacaacttgactcaacatccggatAACATCCCAGAATTCAGCACTAGTGACCtttccttggggttgcacttctggtgtaTTGGGGACCCCTTGATCATGTGTATCAACATTTATCCTAGAAGGATGCCCTCGGATAGATCATCATAGAGGCATAATCTGAAAGATACGTTCAAGtacaaattagaaagaaactttatagagatgaactaTATCGCAcaaaaatttatgaaagaagtgagataattCCTAAATGTCGCAGCCTCCTATTTATAGATGTGGCActcttcacaccgataactagaaATCTACAgccacggcttcatagacagcctatgactcttgaactttgtgctttgataccaagtttgtcaggccccaagcctacaccctggacgcgacagactcgagaaccattgttagccccaagtgaacccttggcctagctcaACTCTTAGAGGAAAAGTTACTCAACATAGAATAACTCAAACTATAAAGGTTACTCAAATGTCTCAAAagtaaattcaaaatattttagaaataaaacattCAAACTGGCCTCAAGGGTAACTCAAGTCTAGAACATAACAACTTAAATGAACAATACTCATGAACTACTATTGTCTATCTATCCATGAaacctctaatactatgagggatgtcaggacaagacccctgatcatcctaacaaactgaAATTACTGAAGATAAATAAGGGATcatccgaaagcaaggaggctcaccaaacaactctggaactcaactagatcaacgaagTGTTGGTTGATGATCCTTGTTACCTGTATTCGCATCATAAAAGATGGaagccaaatggcgtcagtacatggaatgtacgagcattgATGTACCGCGAAATCGTGGCACATTTGATGTTTAATAACTATGAACTAATACTGGAATTAAGTGAAATTTTGGATTATTTGATGGGTTTGTTAAATGTGTAGGCAAAATCTGGGTTGTATagaaaagtagaaaaagaaGCAGAATTGATGTTGACCAAGTGAAGTTCACGGCAACTTCACGGACCGTTAACTTCATTACAGTATGTGGTTGAGCTCGTGAAAGTGAGGCAGTACGGGGCCTTGAGAAGATGAAGAGCAGGAATAACCAAGTGAAGATCACGGAGAGTTCTATGGTCCTTAGTCctcaccacggaccgtggtaccTACCGTGGAGCTGAACTAGTGTGAAAACAAGAAAGAGTTTAAAGAAGGTTGAAACCCAAGTGAAAACCACGGGAGATTTCACGGGCCATGGTCCTCACTATGGACCGTGGTAGCTCTCGTGGTGCATTTTTCAGTGACCAAGTTTGAAGTCCCACTTTCTAGAAGCTTCAAGGCAAGACCACGGAGGGCTTCACGAACCGTGAAGCCTTTAACGTGTCGTGGTAGTGGCCATGAAAAGGCCCGATAACTCAGTCCTAATTCGATTAGGActcattttaaatattatattttgaattactttaggttatttttaaaattattattcattatcttatgttttaCGATGAAGAACACAACATTACTCTTAGCTTctgatttttggatttttgatTATTGCTATCAGTTGGAAATTTGGATTCAGACTATCAAATTATCAAAGTGATTGTTAATTTGCTAATTACTTTTGTAAGTCTTTCTCAATATGTTTTCATCCTTAATTACTGATTATTTACATGAAAtcatgagtagctaaataccACGACTGGGTTTGTGGGATCCATGACAAAGTTCTAGTTATGATTTCGTAAAACGAGTAAAGGGCAGTCTGTGTTTACATTCTGTAGTTTTTAGCTTTTGATATCATTGTCATCTAATGAGTGCACGCATTAGATGAGCTTGTATCTAgtatttgttcgagagaaaaataCCAGTTAGGAAAAAGCTGAATTAAATTATCCAATTGGAGTTAAAGCTtgagttcgagagaaaagaTCTTTAACACCATATCATTTTAAGCGAGGGTCAATGTTAGTAACACTTTAGGGTAGAGAGAAAATTAGTGATAATTATATGATTTGGCTGAGAAGTGTCAGATAAATTTAACTCACAATGATTTTGTAAACATTGATTTGCCTGATGCTTAATTATGGAAGAACATTTAAACTAATGTTATGGTGAACACAATCCTGGTTTCTCTTAATTAACTGAATCAACCTTACAACGAAATAGTCTGTTAGTCATGAATCTAGATTTTGACTGAAAGTTTGGTAATTATAACATTTCAACCAAACCCAATTTACTTTTCGTTGTTATTTGTTTGGgagataataacaacattcgaATAAACGTGACAATGAAACCTTAtctgtaaagaaattctctgtgggatcaaCCTCAAGTCTAGTTGAGTTCTGTAAATTGACATCGACCGTTTACACTTCTTATTtgaagtgtaagtttggacgtatcaaattttggcgccgctgccaggAAATTACATATCATAAGTGTTTCCTAGCTTTTATTCTATTTGTAATTACAATTCctaattttacattttgttCTGTGTTTGTGTCTCTTTCAGGTGAGTTCGATTGTACATGCCCAACACTAGAAGTAAAGGAGCCCCATTGCTACCTTACGATCCTAAATTTTAGCGAACTATTCGAAAGATGGTTAATGCACAAGAACTAGAGGCTTAGAGNTCAAGTCTAattgagttctataaattgacaTCAACCATTTACActtcttatttatattgtaagtttggacgtatcaaattttgCCGCCGCTGCCAGGAAATTTCATATTAGAAGTGTTTCCTAGCTTTTATTCTATTTGAGtttatatttcctaattttacattttgttCTGTGTTTGTGTCTCTTTCAGGTGAGTTCAATTGTGCATGCCCAACACTAGAAGTAAAGGAGCCCCATTGCTACCTTACGATCTTGAATTTCAGTGAACTATTCGAAAGATGGTTAATGCATAAGAACTAGAGGCTTAGAGGCACAAACTGGGCTTAGAAGCTAAAATTGATGCTACAAGGAATGTCCAGCAAAATGATGGAATCAATCAACCTAGGGCAGTAGATGATAACAGATGGTTGGAATGATTAGTCCCTCCTCAGCGCCAACCAATATCCCCAAGGGGTAGAGCTTAGCATCCACCTCATATGATGTATGAAGAAAATGATGTTGACTTGTATGGGGATGGAGCCACTGGAGCTATAGTGTTACCTGCACTACCTCCAGGTGTTAAGTTCACCATCACCAGCACTATGATACAGCTTTTAAACCTAAAAGGTATGTTGATGATGCAAATTAGCACTTGATAAATTTTGTGGCAATCTGTAAGTCACAAGAAATTCCTGGAGTTTATCAAACTGCGATGagattgaggttgttcccattgtCCCTTACTGGAGAGGCAACAAACTCATTGAATGAGATGCCAAATGACTCCATCAGAACTTGGACAGAGCTGAAGGAGGCTTTCTTGGAACGATTCTTTCAAGAATCAAAAGAGCTGCAGATGAAGGACGAGATTAGTAAACACAAGCAGCTACTAGGAGAGGCAATGCATGATACTTGGTGGAGGTCCAGCCAAAAGGTGAAGAAATTCCCCAACTATGATCTTACTGAAAGGCATCTGAAACATGCTTTTTATAGATCTCGAAATTATGTTACTAAACATGTTGTTGATATAGTTTGTGGAGGCTCATTTATGAGGAAGTCATTCTCGGAGAGAATGCAACTGTTGGATGAGGTATCAAAGAATAACAGGGCATGGTACATAAGAGATGTAGAGGTAGGAGAGCTTGGGTATACATTTGATCTTTCAACTGAATAGAGGAAGAGAGAGGAAGAAAGGGACCAAGACATGGCGCACATGAGGACACAAATAGATCTATTCACCAAGCACATTGTCGCCAAGTCTggaaaggtaaatgttgtgggACAGCAAAACAGGTATGACGATCAGGATATTGACCTTGATGAGGAAGCTAACTACTTGGGGAACCTAGTAGGTTTCTAAAATTATAACTCTGGAAATCAGGGTTACAATTCTGGAAACACGGGTTGGAACTATGCTAGGGATGGTCAGTATGATAGGCCAGCTAATAGAGATCAGGGAAACTGGCAGAACAGATATGGGTATAGGAATTATTGCAGTGGTGTTTATGTGCCCCCAGGTAATAAAGACCGGGCAAGTGGTAGTTCCAACGGGTCTAAGCTGGAAGACATGATGGCTAAGGTACTCTAGAAAGTTGAATCAACTGATGCAGGGGTAAAAGAAATGAGAGGTGATTTCAAGAGCATGAGTCAGTTGGTGGACTCTCACACCACCTTCATTAAACAAATTAAGCAGCAGTTGGGGCAACTCTCAGCCTCACTGAATCAGAGGAAAAATGGGTAACTACCAACTGACACTATTCAAAACCCTAAGAAGGACGGGAACTGCATGGCCATCGCCACCAGGAGTGGTAAAGTTCTTACTGACCCTATTTCTGTAGGTACCAAACATGAACATGTCTTGGAGCAAGCTGGCAGAGAGGAGGATAAAGCTGAACAGGTAGATGATTTGGAGGATCCTCGGCTTAAAGCACAACCTACAAGAGGAAAGGAGAAAGAGGTCGAGGAAAACCTTCCTTTACAACAGATTCCCAAACCACCTCCTCATTTCCCTCAAAGGCTCAAAAAGAAAGATGAAGATGGGAAGTTTACAAAGTTCATCACCATGTTGAAGCAACTTTCAGTAAACATACCACTGATGGAAGCCCTGGAACAGATGCCAGGATATGCCAAGTTCATAAAGGACTTGGTTACAAAGAAGAGAGTTGTAAGTCTTGATTTTACTAACGATGTTCATCATTGCAGCGCCATTGCTACCAGATCTCTGGTTCAGAAGAAGGAATATCTAGGTGCATTCACTATCCCATGCACCATTGGGTTAATTAAGTTTGCAAAAGATTTGTGTGATCTAGAAGCTAGTATCAACTTGATGCCATTAAACATCTACAAGAAATTGGGGTTGGGAGTTCCAAGACCCACAACAATGAGGTTGATGATGGCTGATAGGTCAGTTAAGCGGCCAGTGGGAGTCCTATGTGATGTACTTGTAAAGGTGGACACCTTCATCTTTCCAGTTGATTTCGTGATCTTGGATTGTGAAGTGGactttgaggttcccatcatttTGAGAAGACCCTTTCTGGCCACAGGAAGAGCTTTGGTGGATGTTAAAAGAGGAGAGTTGAAGTTCAGACTCAACAAGGATGAGGTAAAGTTCAATATTTGCATGTCAATGAAGCAACCCAATGATATGAATGTGGTATCTGCAATAGAGATGGTTGTTGATGAGGACATTAGGGTACCCATAGAAGAGAGGATGACGGTTGAAACCTTAGTTGCAGTGTTGATGAACTTTGATGTTGATTTCCAGTCTGACTATATAGAGACCGTGAATGCTTTGCAACGTATAGGAGCACACTCGTATGCTCCAAAGAAATTGGACCTGGACTTACAAAACAGGCCAAGCCCTCCAGCAAAACCATCCATCGAGGAGCCATCGGTGTTGGAACTAAAACAGTTACCCAGTCACCTCAGGTATTTACTTTTGGGTACTAATATCACATTACCTGTGATCTTGGCTGCAGATTTAAATAAAGAATAGGTGCAGGAGGTGATCAAGGTGTTGAGAAGGTACAAACGGGAAATTGGGTGGACCGTTGCTGATATAATTGGAATACCTCATGGTATATGGACTAACAAGATTCAGCTTGAGGAGGACTGCAACCCAAGCATTGAACACCAGCGGAGGCTAAACCCAccaatgcaagaggtagttaagaAAGAGATAATGAAGTGGTTAGATGTTGGGGTGGTCTATCCCATTTCTGATAGTCACTAGGTCAGTCCAGTGCAATGTGTGCCCAAAaagggtggtatgactgtggtggCAAATGCCAAGAATGAGTTAGTCCCACAGAGACCAGTCACTGGATGGCGATTCTATATGGACTACAGGAAGCTGAACAAGTGGACTTTGAGGGATAACTTCCCCTAGCCTTTCATGGACCTGATGTTTGATAGGTTGGCACGTAAATGATGGTATTGTTTCTTAGTTGGATATTCTGACTACAACTAGATATCAATTGCTCCTGAAGATCAGGAAAAGACCATCTTCACATGTCCTTATGGCACCTTTGCATTTAAACGCATGCCATTTGGACTATGTAATGCACCAGCAACATTCCAAAAGTGTATGATGTCTATCTTCGCGGACATAGTTGAGAACACTCTAGAGGTATTTATGGACGATTTCTCGGTAGTAGGTGATACTTTTGATGACTGTTTGTTGAATGTTAGCAGGGCTTTACAGAGATGTGAGGCGGCCAACCTAGTactgaattgggagaagtgtcatttcatggtaaataGGGGCATAGTCCTGGGACACAAAGTATCACAGAAGGGGATAGAGGTCGATAAGCCCAAGATTGAGGTGATTGAAAAGTTACCTCTTCCAATCTATGTGAAGGGTGTTAGAAGCTTTCTAGGCCACACCAAGTTCT
The Solanum stenotomum isolate F172 chromosome 12, ASM1918654v1, whole genome shotgun sequence DNA segment above includes these coding regions:
- the LOC125847034 gene encoding uncharacterized protein LOC125847034 — translated: MAHMRTQIDLFTKHIVAKSGKGYNSGNTGWNYARDGQYDRPANRDQGNWQNRYGYRNYCSGVYVPPGNKDRASGSSNGSKLEDMMAKDGNCMAIATRSGKVLTDPISVGTKHEHVLEQAGREEDKAEQVDDLEDPRLKAQPTRGKEKEVEENLPLQQIPKPPPHFPQRLKKKDEDGKFTKFITMLKQLSVNIPLMEALEQMPGYAKFIKDLVTKKRVVSLDFTNDVHHCSAIATRSLVQKKEYLGAFTIPCTIGLIKFAKDLCDLEASINLMPLNIYKKLGLGVPRPTTMRLMMADRSVKRPVGVLCDVLVKVDTFIFPVDFVILDCEVDFEVPIILRRPFLATGRALVDVKRGELKFRLNKDEVKFNICMSMKQPNDMNVVSAIEMVVDEDIRVPIEERMTVETLVAVLMNFDVDFQSDYIETVNALQRIGAHSYAPKKLDLDLQNRPSPPAKPSIEEPSVLELKQLPSHLRYKREIGWTVADIIGIPHGIWTNKIQLEEDCNPSIEHQRRLNPPMQEISIAPEDQEKTIFTCPYGTFAFKRMPFGLCNAPATFQKCMMSIFADIVENTLEVFMDDFSVVGDTFDDCLLNVSRALQRCEAANLVLNWEKCHFMVNRGIVLGHKVSQKGIEVDKPKIEVIEKLPLPIYVKGVRSFLGHTKFYRCFIKDFSKIAHPMCNLLEKEVKFVFDEACLKAFLCLKKKLISTPVIIGPDWSKLFEVMCDASGTALGVVLGQKRNKMLHPIYHASKSLNGAQRNYTVIEQELLVVVYAFEKF